One genomic window of Paenibacillus xylanilyticus includes the following:
- a CDS encoding DUF5107 domain-containing protein, which produces MSTTDSSAVSNQVRVWEVQVEIPTYETGKPDKNPMFLEKRVYQGSSGRVYPHPVIDKILDEKKSKSYCMAILENEYVRVEIMPEIGGRIYRALDKTNNYDFVYYNRVIKPALVGLAGPWISGGIEFNWPQHHRPNTFGPVQHTATENEDGSATVWVSEIDRMYGTKVTTGFTLHPGKAYIEIKAQMYNRTSEPQTFLWWANPAVAVNDHTQTVFPPDVTAVFDHGKRDVSKFPIATGTYYKMDYSEGVDISRYKNIPVPTSYMAYKSDYDFVGGYDHGVQAGLLHVANHHISPGKKQWTWGNGEFGQAWDRSLTDEDGPYIELMTGVFTDNQPDFTWLQPYEEKSFTQYFMPYKNIGVVKNASIDAAVNLEVDEKLRVATVMAYATSIFEGATIELKGRKRTYVNDTVTLSPESTYKTIITLDDEDQQHDLIVKVRDAKQKQLISYKPAKPSIEQIPDAAKPLPRPEELKSTEQLYLAGLHLEQYRHATFEPESYYEEGLRRDGSDIRLNIAYGTLLLRRGYLEKAESHFRKAIESLTWRNPNPYDSEAYYQLGLTLQLQERNEEAFQAFYKAVWSAAYQDSGYYALSQIASLRGAFIEALDLVERALIRNTRNYKSRLVKTALFRRLGRYEEAIVFADETLTMDIADFGARYEKFMNLEAIGKTEEAHLVKSELRRLLRDDAHNYLNLAWDYAGSGFYEEASGLLEEICSKQSGMTYPMAHYTLAYVYDKMGLTDKAEHERHLGGAAAPDYCFPNSLFDLSVLLHTVHKNPSDSKAHYYLGNLYYDKKRAEEAIQHWEISTGLEHQFATAHRNLALAYYNKRHDAEASLQSLHQAFACDKDDARVFYELDQLLKKMGVSAQERLTKLQEHIHLVEQRDDLYLEHITLLNTLGKHHEALSLLLSRRFHPWEGGEGKATGQYTLALVELAKQENAGQSYQEAIYLLQRALQYPENLGEGKLEGAQENSIHYELGMAYQGLGQLEEAVYHWKLASEGLEEPASAMYYNDQPPEMIFYQGLAWDQLNNSKEAKRRFNKLIDYAERHLFDDVKIDYFAVSLPDFLVFEDDLNKRNQTHCLFMLGLGLLGLGNKEEAKKRFNEALQLEPSHQGARIHLELC; this is translated from the coding sequence ATGAGTACAACAGATTCATCAGCCGTTTCTAATCAGGTGCGGGTATGGGAGGTACAGGTTGAAATTCCCACTTACGAAACAGGAAAACCTGACAAAAACCCCATGTTTCTGGAGAAACGCGTGTACCAGGGGAGTTCCGGACGAGTCTACCCGCATCCAGTCATCGATAAAATCCTGGATGAGAAAAAATCCAAATCCTATTGCATGGCCATTCTTGAAAACGAATACGTCCGCGTCGAAATTATGCCTGAAATTGGTGGGCGGATCTACCGCGCATTAGATAAAACAAACAATTATGATTTCGTGTATTACAATCGTGTTATCAAACCGGCTCTCGTTGGGCTTGCTGGTCCATGGATTTCAGGAGGTATCGAATTTAACTGGCCGCAGCATCATCGACCGAATACGTTTGGACCTGTACAGCACACGGCAACGGAGAATGAAGACGGCAGCGCAACCGTATGGGTTAGTGAGATTGATCGCATGTACGGCACAAAAGTAACGACGGGTTTCACATTGCATCCAGGTAAGGCCTATATCGAAATTAAGGCGCAAATGTATAACCGGACCTCCGAGCCGCAAACCTTTTTGTGGTGGGCCAACCCGGCCGTAGCTGTTAATGATCATACACAGACCGTATTTCCACCTGATGTTACAGCAGTCTTTGATCACGGAAAAAGGGATGTATCCAAATTCCCGATTGCTACAGGGACTTATTACAAAATGGATTATTCCGAAGGCGTCGATATCTCCAGGTATAAAAATATCCCGGTCCCGACTTCTTATATGGCATATAAATCCGACTACGACTTTGTAGGCGGTTACGACCATGGCGTACAAGCAGGATTGCTGCATGTAGCCAACCACCATATCTCCCCAGGCAAGAAGCAGTGGACGTGGGGCAACGGGGAGTTCGGCCAAGCCTGGGACCGAAGTCTGACGGATGAAGACGGACCTTACATCGAATTAATGACAGGCGTATTCACTGATAACCAACCCGATTTTACCTGGCTTCAGCCGTATGAAGAAAAGTCGTTTACCCAATATTTCATGCCGTACAAAAACATTGGCGTTGTCAAAAACGCTTCTATCGATGCAGCGGTGAATTTAGAGGTAGATGAAAAACTCCGCGTTGCGACAGTAATGGCCTATGCGACATCTATATTTGAAGGTGCGACAATTGAACTGAAGGGACGTAAGCGTACGTATGTCAATGATACGGTTACACTTTCGCCCGAGTCGACTTACAAAACGATCATTACGTTGGACGATGAAGATCAGCAGCATGACCTTATTGTCAAAGTGCGAGATGCCAAGCAAAAGCAGCTCATCAGCTATAAGCCGGCGAAACCATCCATCGAACAGATTCCGGATGCCGCCAAACCGCTTCCTCGTCCAGAAGAACTCAAGAGTACAGAACAGTTGTATCTTGCCGGACTTCATTTGGAGCAGTACAGGCACGCTACGTTTGAACCGGAAAGCTATTACGAAGAAGGATTAAGAAGAGATGGTTCTGATATTCGTCTCAACATTGCTTATGGAACACTTCTGCTTCGAAGAGGTTATTTGGAGAAAGCGGAGTCGCATTTCCGAAAGGCCATTGAGTCATTGACCTGGCGAAATCCCAATCCGTACGACAGTGAAGCTTATTATCAACTTGGCTTGACGCTCCAGCTCCAGGAACGAAATGAAGAGGCTTTCCAAGCCTTTTATAAAGCAGTGTGGTCTGCAGCATATCAGGATAGCGGTTATTACGCATTAAGCCAGATTGCTTCCCTGCGGGGTGCGTTTATCGAAGCACTGGATCTGGTAGAACGTGCATTGATTCGCAATACAAGAAACTACAAATCAAGGCTCGTAAAAACGGCGCTCTTTCGCAGGTTGGGTCGTTATGAGGAAGCTATTGTGTTTGCAGACGAAACGCTGACGATGGACATTGCGGATTTTGGTGCACGATATGAGAAATTCATGAATCTTGAAGCCATCGGGAAAACCGAAGAGGCTCATCTGGTGAAATCGGAACTACGCCGGTTGTTGAGAGATGACGCGCATAATTACTTGAACCTGGCTTGGGATTATGCAGGAAGTGGTTTCTATGAGGAAGCATCAGGTTTATTAGAAGAAATATGCTCCAAACAGAGCGGAATGACGTATCCAATGGCTCATTATACACTTGCTTATGTCTACGACAAGATGGGACTCACGGATAAAGCAGAACATGAACGTCACCTTGGAGGGGCGGCTGCCCCGGATTACTGTTTCCCGAACAGCCTGTTTGATCTAAGTGTATTGCTTCATACAGTCCATAAAAATCCATCGGATAGTAAGGCCCATTATTATTTAGGTAACCTGTATTATGATAAAAAACGAGCGGAAGAGGCCATACAGCACTGGGAGATTTCCACGGGCCTTGAACACCAATTCGCCACGGCTCACCGCAATCTTGCGCTGGCCTATTATAACAAACGTCATGACGCAGAAGCTTCATTGCAATCGCTTCATCAGGCATTTGCATGTGACAAGGATGATGCCCGAGTTTTCTACGAGCTCGATCAGCTGCTTAAGAAAATGGGCGTTTCAGCACAAGAACGATTAACGAAGCTTCAGGAACACATTCACTTGGTCGAACAACGCGACGATCTTTATCTCGAACATATTACACTGCTGAACACGCTAGGCAAACATCATGAAGCACTGTCTTTATTATTAAGTCGCCGCTTTCATCCTTGGGAAGGCGGGGAGGGAAAAGCAACAGGACAATATACACTAGCTCTCGTTGAGCTTGCCAAGCAGGAGAATGCAGGTCAATCCTATCAAGAAGCCATTTACCTGCTTCAACGGGCGCTTCAATATCCGGAGAATCTGGGTGAGGGCAAACTTGAAGGCGCGCAAGAGAACAGTATTCACTATGAGCTGGGCATGGCTTATCAGGGACTCGGACAGCTAGAAGAGGCTGTGTATCATTGGAAACTCGCATCAGAAGGGTTGGAGGAACCAGCGAGTGCGATGTATTACAATGATCAGCCACCAGAGATGATATTCTATCAAGGCCTAGCGTGGGATCAATTGAACAATTCGAAAGAAGCAAAGCGCCGATTTAACAAGCTGATTGACTACGCAGAACGACATCTGTTTGATGATGTGAAAATCGACTACTTTGCTGTCTCCTTACCTGATTTTCTGGTATTTGAGGATGATTTGAATAAGCGGAATCAAACCCACTGCTTGTTTATGCTTGGCCTTGGATTACTGGGTCTTGGGAACAAAGAAGAGGCCAAAAAACGATTTAATGAAGCGTTACAGCTGGAGCCTAGCCACCAGGGAGCGCGAATTCACTTGGAATTATGTTAA
- a CDS encoding cupin domain-containing protein gives MYYYHTPAHQYGGYTNGHNPYYYPNYTERNNHSLDQGSHMGMVNTGQQVMLLKDYGKRPLVVDIEKVTKLNNNFRTALWTGEHFQVTLMNINVGEDIGLEVHPNTDQFIRIEEGQGLVQMGDRRENLDFVVNAFEDYAIMIPAGKWHNITNTGNKSLKVYVIYAPPQHPFGTVHPTKADAMASE, from the coding sequence TTGTATTACTACCACACACCAGCACATCAATATGGTGGATACACGAATGGACATAATCCGTATTATTATCCAAATTATACAGAAAGAAACAATCATTCACTAGACCAAGGATCTCATATGGGTATGGTAAATACAGGCCAGCAAGTGATGCTTCTAAAGGATTACGGAAAGAGACCTCTGGTGGTAGATATCGAAAAAGTAACTAAGCTTAATAATAATTTTCGTACAGCTTTATGGACGGGGGAACACTTCCAAGTAACTCTTATGAACATAAATGTAGGTGAAGATATCGGATTAGAAGTTCATCCGAATACAGATCAGTTTATTCGGATTGAAGAAGGTCAAGGACTGGTTCAGATGGGGGATCGTAGAGAGAATCTCGATTTTGTCGTGAATGCCTTCGAAGACTATGCAATCATGATACCTGCTGGCAAGTGGCATAACATAACGAACACAGGAAACAAATCACTTAAAGTCTATGTGATTTACGCTCCACCGCAACATCCATTTGGCACCGTCCATCCAACAAAAGCTGATGCCATGGCTTCAGAATAA
- a CDS encoding NAD(P)-dependent oxidoreductase — MQILVLGATGRVGTQIVARALKEKHHVTVLVRQPEKCQVNDENLTIIQGNVLNQEDIKRAIYVADVVFSALNTDGTNTLSKSMPLIIEAMYEEGIKRIITVGTAGILQSRLFPSILRYQSSESRRKSTRAAEEHHRVYSLLQESTLDWTIVCPTYLPDGEHLGVYRVERDVLPEGGAEISVSDTAEFTYKQIKDDSYIRYRVGISY, encoded by the coding sequence ATGCAAATTCTAGTATTGGGTGCAACTGGACGAGTAGGCACTCAGATCGTTGCCAGGGCACTTAAGGAAAAGCATCATGTAACTGTATTGGTTCGTCAACCCGAAAAGTGTCAGGTAAATGATGAAAATTTAACAATCATTCAAGGTAATGTCTTGAATCAGGAAGATATTAAGCGTGCTATCTATGTAGCTGATGTTGTGTTCAGTGCACTGAACACAGACGGGACCAATACACTATCCAAAAGTATGCCATTAATCATTGAAGCAATGTATGAAGAAGGGATAAAGCGAATTATTACTGTAGGGACAGCGGGTATTCTGCAAAGCAGGCTTTTTCCGAGTATTCTACGATATCAATCCAGTGAATCGAGGCGTAAATCCACCCGCGCTGCCGAGGAGCATCACCGTGTGTACTCTCTGCTTCAAGAATCAACATTGGATTGGACGATCGTGTGTCCTACGTATTTACCGGACGGAGAACATTTAGGCGTATACCGAGTAGAGCGTGACGTTTTGCCTGAAGGCGGGGCTGAGATATCCGTGAGTGATACAGCTGAATTTACCTACAAGCAAATTAAAGATGACTCTTATATCAGATATCGTGTAGGTATTTCATATTAG
- a CDS encoding ABC transporter permease, translated as MKFLSAFAFDIKFQWRHGFYIVYALVCACYWILLNFISNDYLEKAIILLTFSDPSALGLILAGGILLLERDQGVHHPLFVTPLRTRDYLLAKVASLSVLSLTAAWVIHITSSGIPQSPLLFSVGVLLTSSLMTLLSIGVVVRYQTINGFILMSQVFALPLLLPLLGFFELWNSRLLYLLPTEGTLVLLGSAFSVLSAREAIYALFILLIWNYVMYNWADHSFKKYVLGRIGEGRTGN; from the coding sequence ATGAAATTCCTATCCGCTTTTGCCTTTGACATCAAATTTCAGTGGCGTCATGGGTTTTATATCGTATATGCCCTGGTTTGTGCATGTTATTGGATATTGCTGAACTTTATTTCGAACGATTATTTAGAAAAGGCCATCATTCTGTTAACGTTTAGTGATCCTAGTGCACTCGGGTTGATCTTGGCTGGAGGTATATTGCTTCTGGAGCGAGACCAGGGAGTTCATCATCCTCTTTTTGTTACGCCGCTCCGTACTCGTGATTATCTGTTAGCAAAAGTGGCTTCATTATCGGTTCTGTCTCTAACTGCTGCTTGGGTAATTCATATAACATCCAGTGGAATTCCACAATCTCCTCTTTTATTCTCAGTTGGAGTACTGTTAACTTCGAGTCTTATGACACTATTATCCATCGGGGTAGTCGTTCGTTACCAGACGATTAACGGGTTTATCCTGATGTCTCAGGTTTTTGCGCTTCCTTTACTACTTCCCTTGCTTGGTTTTTTTGAGCTATGGAATTCTAGACTGTTGTATCTTCTTCCAACAGAAGGCACATTAGTTCTTTTAGGTTCCGCTTTCTCTGTCTTATCGGCGAGAGAGGCTATATACGCTCTGTTTATTCTGCTCATCTGGAACTACGTAATGTATAATTGGGCCGATCATTCTTTCAAGAAATATGTTCTTGGAAGAATAGGAGAGGGGAGGACTGGAAATTGA
- a CDS encoding ABC transporter ATP-binding protein: MIDVRNLTFTYPGLREPTIRSMDFYIPKGEIFGFLGPSGAGKSTTQKILIGVLKGYQGTVQVAHVELKDTGPDYYERIGVAFEFPNFYSKFTVLENLNLFRSLYTGKTVDQKRLLEQVGLEKAANLRVSQLSKGMRMRLNFCRALLNDPDILFLDEPTSGLDPVNAKLMKDLILEKKNEGKTVLITTHNMQAAEDICDRVAFIVDGQIKLIDSPRELKLRKGQQRIKIEYRKDGQLVHAVFPQHGLGENDSFLSLLKTHTIETIHSQEASLEQIFIEVTGRELT, translated from the coding sequence ATGATCGATGTGCGCAATCTTACTTTTACTTATCCGGGGCTAAGGGAGCCTACGATTCGAAGCATGGATTTCTATATTCCAAAAGGTGAAATTTTTGGCTTTCTGGGTCCTTCAGGAGCTGGCAAAAGTACAACGCAAAAAATATTGATTGGTGTACTTAAGGGATATCAAGGCACTGTACAAGTGGCGCACGTAGAACTCAAGGATACCGGGCCTGACTATTATGAGCGGATTGGAGTGGCATTTGAATTTCCGAACTTCTACTCGAAGTTTACCGTTTTGGAAAATTTAAATCTCTTTCGATCGCTGTATACAGGGAAAACGGTAGATCAAAAAAGGTTGCTGGAACAAGTCGGTTTGGAGAAAGCGGCAAATCTGAGGGTATCCCAGTTATCCAAAGGCATGAGGATGCGTTTGAATTTTTGTCGGGCCCTGCTGAATGACCCGGATATTCTTTTTCTGGACGAACCAACCTCAGGTTTGGACCCGGTAAATGCCAAACTGATGAAAGATCTGATCCTGGAAAAAAAGAATGAAGGCAAAACGGTTCTTATTACAACACATAACATGCAAGCCGCAGAGGATATTTGTGACCGGGTAGCTTTTATCGTCGATGGACAAATCAAGCTGATCGATTCCCCGCGGGAGCTAAAGCTTCGTAAGGGACAACAGCGAATTAAAATTGAGTACCGTAAAGATGGGCAATTGGTTCATGCCGTTTTTCCCCAACATGGACTTGGCGAAAATGATTCATTTTTAAGTCTTTTGAAAACCCATACGATTGAAACCATCCATTCTCAGGAGGCTTCGTTGGAGCAGATATTTATCGAAGTTACAGGGAGAGAGCTTACATGA
- a CDS encoding response regulator, with protein MKAILIDDEVLALSYLELQLLKMENFSLDIIGKFTNPYDALDIVEHAKVDIAFIDIELPEINGIELAERLLEFDPDLMVVFVTAYQEYAVDAFELNAIDYIVKPVRFDRLSKTMNRILGKSTARLDNPDPHQPLRMTMFKQVMIEEPQSPGQFTLMQWRTFRAQELFLYLLQHRGQLVRKSFIVDLLWSNTDVNKAYSQLYTTIYHIRKTLTAYGKRFQIKSANEGYLLELDDIILDVSLWEDSMQTIDISEENLELHLEKINSYTGEYLQEYDYWWAEAERHRLKQLWLNTALSVGSWYEDQQRFGDALTTYLQIHRLYSLEEKSAFALMKLYDKLNEPQKTMECYQELTTRLKEEYDILPGNDIQLWFKEWQEKQLPS; from the coding sequence ATGAAAGCTATTCTTATTGACGATGAAGTTTTAGCGTTGTCTTATTTGGAGCTTCAACTACTGAAGATGGAAAATTTCAGCCTTGATATTATCGGTAAATTCACAAACCCATACGATGCCTTGGATATCGTTGAACATGCCAAAGTGGATATCGCCTTTATTGATATAGAGTTACCTGAGATCAATGGTATTGAACTGGCGGAACGCTTGTTGGAGTTTGACCCTGACTTGATGGTGGTATTTGTTACGGCCTATCAGGAATACGCTGTGGACGCTTTCGAATTAAACGCCATAGATTACATTGTGAAGCCGGTTCGCTTCGATCGGTTGTCCAAAACAATGAATCGCATATTGGGCAAGAGTACCGCCAGATTGGATAACCCTGATCCCCATCAACCCCTCAGGATGACCATGTTCAAACAAGTCATGATTGAGGAGCCACAATCGCCTGGACAATTTACGTTGATGCAATGGAGAACCTTCAGAGCACAGGAGCTTTTCCTGTATCTGCTACAGCATAGGGGACAGCTTGTTCGTAAATCGTTTATCGTTGATTTATTGTGGAGCAATACAGATGTGAACAAGGCCTACTCACAGTTATATACAACCATTTACCATATTCGCAAAACGCTTACTGCATATGGCAAGAGATTTCAGATTAAGAGTGCAAATGAAGGATATTTATTGGAGCTGGACGATATCATTTTGGACGTATCACTATGGGAAGACTCGATGCAAACCATCGATATTTCAGAGGAGAACCTGGAGCTTCATCTGGAGAAGATAAACAGCTATACGGGTGAGTATTTGCAGGAATACGATTATTGGTGGGCAGAGGCAGAAAGACATAGACTTAAACAATTATGGCTAAACACAGCTCTAAGTGTCGGCAGTTGGTATGAGGATCAGCAGAGATTTGGCGATGCGTTGACTACATATTTGCAAATTCACCGCCTCTATTCATTAGAGGAAAAGTCTGCGTTTGCCTTAATGAAGCTGTATGACAAATTGAACGAGCCACAGAAAACGATGGAATGTTATCAAGAACTCACGACACGACTAAAAGAAGAATACGATATTCTCCCAGGGAACGATATTCAACTATGGTTTAAGGAATGGCAAGAGAAACAACTGCCCTCTTAA
- a CDS encoding ATP-binding protein: MSNLKFTDQQTITLNGEWNFTPGTFIQPSTSFRDTSHSAHLTEVPGTFNDTSPESNFGTYRLRVLLPTSNASYGIHIPEIKTAYRLYVNGSLLYESGHPDDNPVGTISKVVPYTGNFTVEQSTMDIVIHVSNFHYHNKGGIIQSIKFGTPSAILNEIHFSEDMQLLVGIILLLHMLYIVILLFVGHRQKELLYFAGIILFALLVTLIDDDKMLLQWLPINFEWTVRMRIIGYSALCYCLVLCTKHLLGVHRFKKLISIFSIFFYTYVSITLFFPISWLDYTSKILGIFMVTAILLVPIISRQAVRSGQEAATSILLAGIAVSFNIAFSGLFKSWFNKDLPYYPIDLIVAFVVFASFWFVRFTKTAIRAEKQAEALKKVDKQKDEFLANTSHELRNPLHAIINMAQSIIIRKNSKLDTTDQEDLMLITKVGQRMSHLLDDLIDITLLKDSRVTLEPTSVSLPAVAKGVVHMLNYMTVDKNVQLQNEIPDTLPNVAADENRLTQIMFNLVHNALKYTKEGRVSLRAETLNDAVYVHIIDTGIGIDEELQQRIFSPYEQADSSITSPGSGLGLGLSISKNLVELHGGTLELTSKIGQGSVFTFSLPLAEAIPAVKGVQNREEMESHLNHMVSDVMEAAMEAAVSSENGYKVDHIKGSILVVDDDAVNLKVIKSLLELDNYEVTAVNSAEEALRQINHKQQWDLVVTDVMMPEMSGYTLTEMIRKKFTIFELPILLLTARIRPEDIHTGFLAGANDYLTKPVDMLELQSRIRALIHFKQSVDEQLRMEAAWLQAQIQPHFLFNTINSIASLSLLDPDRMITLLEAFGDYLKGSFNSRNLERQVPLSHELDLLRAYLYIEKERFGERLEIEWNLPDPLEAKLPPLTIQPIVENAIRHGILNRTRGGKLTLSATKEADYIQFIIHDNGVGMDETKLSSLLDRNKKAGTSGVGLTNTDRRLKKMYGQGLTIHSKPGEGTTVSFIVPNP, translated from the coding sequence TTGTCCAACTTGAAATTTACGGATCAACAGACGATCACACTGAACGGGGAATGGAACTTTACTCCGGGTACCTTCATTCAGCCAAGCACATCCTTTCGTGATACATCACATTCTGCTCATTTGACAGAGGTTCCCGGTACTTTTAATGATACGAGTCCTGAATCCAATTTCGGAACGTATCGACTTCGTGTACTTTTGCCTACATCTAATGCGTCTTATGGCATTCATATTCCTGAAATTAAGACTGCGTATCGCTTATATGTTAATGGAAGCCTTCTATACGAATCAGGCCATCCTGATGACAACCCGGTTGGAACGATCTCTAAGGTTGTACCCTATACAGGTAACTTTACCGTGGAGCAGTCCACCATGGATATCGTCATTCATGTCAGTAATTTTCACTACCATAATAAAGGTGGCATTATTCAATCCATTAAATTTGGTACTCCATCTGCTATCTTGAATGAAATACATTTTAGCGAAGATATGCAGCTGCTCGTCGGAATTATTTTGCTGCTTCATATGTTATATATCGTTATTCTTCTTTTCGTAGGGCACCGACAGAAAGAGCTTCTTTATTTTGCCGGAATTATTTTGTTTGCCTTGCTGGTTACATTAATAGACGATGATAAAATGCTGCTTCAATGGTTACCAATCAACTTCGAATGGACAGTACGTATGAGGATTATTGGATACTCCGCCCTTTGTTATTGTCTAGTGTTATGTACAAAGCACCTGCTTGGCGTACATCGTTTTAAGAAACTGATTTCTATTTTCTCTATTTTCTTTTACACCTATGTATCCATTACACTTTTCTTTCCGATCAGTTGGCTGGATTATACCTCTAAGATTCTAGGTATTTTCATGGTCACAGCCATCTTACTCGTACCGATTATTTCAAGGCAGGCTGTGAGGAGTGGTCAAGAAGCTGCCACTTCAATATTACTTGCGGGCATTGCCGTATCATTTAATATAGCATTCAGTGGATTGTTCAAATCATGGTTTAATAAAGACCTGCCGTATTACCCAATTGACCTGATTGTAGCCTTTGTTGTGTTTGCATCCTTTTGGTTTGTACGCTTCACCAAAACAGCAATACGTGCAGAGAAACAAGCGGAAGCGCTCAAGAAAGTGGACAAACAAAAAGATGAGTTTCTCGCGAATACGTCACATGAGCTTCGGAATCCACTTCATGCGATCATTAATATGGCCCAATCCATCATTATTCGGAAGAACAGTAAGCTGGATACAACGGATCAAGAAGATTTGATGCTGATTACCAAAGTTGGACAACGCATGTCACATCTGCTCGATGACTTGATTGATATTACCCTACTGAAGGATAGCCGGGTTACGCTAGAACCAACAAGTGTCTCTTTACCAGCAGTGGCCAAGGGAGTTGTCCATATGCTGAACTATATGACGGTTGATAAGAACGTGCAGCTGCAAAACGAGATTCCTGATACATTACCTAACGTAGCAGCTGACGAAAACCGGCTTACCCAAATTATGTTCAACTTAGTGCACAATGCATTGAAATACACCAAGGAAGGCCGTGTTTCCCTTCGTGCGGAGACGCTGAATGATGCTGTTTACGTTCATATTATAGATACGGGTATTGGAATTGACGAAGAGCTGCAGCAGCGCATATTTTCCCCGTATGAACAAGCGGATTCCAGCATAACTTCTCCAGGCAGCGGCTTGGGTCTGGGACTCAGCATAAGCAAAAATTTAGTAGAACTTCATGGCGGAACACTGGAGCTGACGTCTAAAATTGGACAAGGATCCGTCTTCACATTTTCCTTACCTCTGGCAGAAGCCATACCGGCTGTTAAAGGTGTACAGAACCGTGAAGAAATGGAGTCTCATCTCAATCATATGGTATCCGATGTGATGGAGGCAGCGATGGAAGCAGCTGTTTCTTCAGAGAATGGATACAAGGTGGATCATATCAAGGGGTCTATTCTTGTAGTGGATGACGATGCCGTCAATCTGAAGGTTATAAAATCATTGCTGGAGCTGGACAACTATGAGGTTACCGCTGTAAATAGTGCTGAAGAGGCCCTTAGACAAATTAACCATAAACAACAGTGGGATCTGGTCGTAACCGATGTGATGATGCCGGAAATGTCGGGATATACCCTGACTGAAATGATACGAAAGAAGTTTACCATTTTCGAGCTGCCTATACTGCTATTGACGGCTAGAATCAGACCAGAAGATATTCATACCGGGTTTCTTGCGGGTGCTAATGATTATTTAACAAAACCGGTTGATATGTTAGAGCTTCAATCCAGAATTCGCGCTTTAATCCATTTTAAACAGTCTGTAGACGAGCAATTACGTATGGAAGCTGCGTGGCTCCAAGCTCAGATTCAGCCTCACTTTTTGTTTAATACAATCAATTCCATTGCTTCGCTTAGTCTATTAGATCCAGATCGCATGATTACGCTGCTCGAAGCCTTCGGTGATTACTTAAAGGGAAGCTTTAATTCAAGGAACTTAGAGCGCCAGGTGCCTCTGTCCCATGAGCTTGATTTACTGCGAGCTTACTTATACATCGAAAAGGAGCGATTTGGAGAGCGATTGGAAATAGAGTGGAATCTGCCTGATCCATTGGAGGCTAAACTTCCTCCACTTACGATCCAACCTATCGTAGAAAATGCCATCCGGCACGGAATATTGAACCGTACCCGTGGAGGAAAGCTAACTCTATCTGCTACAAAAGAAGCGGATTACATCCAATTCATCATACATGATAACGGAGTGGGTATGGATGAGACCAAGCTGTCCTCCCTATTAGATCGTAATAAAAAAGCGGGAACCTCCGGTGTGGGATTAACGAATACCGATCGACGGCTCAAAAAAATGTATGGACAAGGCTTAACGATTCATAGTAAACCCGGTGAAGGAACGACGGTTTCCTTCATCGTACCGAACCCATAG
- a CDS encoding NUDIX domain-containing protein, whose translation MERRIRNSVKALIIEDRKMLAIKIDDDGDAFYILPGGSQSAGETLTEAVKREVAEEIGVEIIPNSLEFVIEGVYGEAFHRVDFVFLCEYKGSTDHLLIQGDGHHVRYEWLDIDNLIGQPLYPSKLRKQIQQLLNGEKTEMYLGNEEPGNPRL comes from the coding sequence ATGGAGAGAAGGATAAGAAATTCCGTAAAGGCCTTAATCATTGAAGACAGAAAAATGTTGGCAATTAAGATAGACGATGATGGCGATGCTTTTTATATATTGCCTGGTGGAAGCCAAAGTGCGGGGGAGACATTAACTGAAGCCGTAAAGCGTGAAGTCGCAGAAGAAATCGGAGTAGAGATCATTCCTAATTCATTGGAATTTGTCATTGAAGGCGTATATGGCGAGGCGTTTCACCGTGTGGATTTTGTGTTTTTATGCGAATATAAAGGATCAACGGACCATTTACTCATCCAAGGTGACGGACATCACGTCCGTTATGAATGGCTTGATATCGATAACCTGATCGGACAACCATTGTATCCTTCCAAATTGCGAAAGCAAATTCAGCAGTTATTGAATGGAGAAAAAACCGAGATGTATTTGGGAAATGAGGAACCAGGTAATCCTAGGTTGTAA